The genomic region TGCTCCATCTCCTTAAAATGCTCGGCATCGATCTGTTCGCCGACCTTCGGGAGTGAACTCCATGAGCCGGGTTCTTCATGTCTACATTAACGGGGCCAAGGTCGGCGATTTGGCGGAAGGCGATCTGTCCTTCACTTACGACGCTTCTTGGCTGAGCGGCAAAGCTCCCTGCCCCCTGTCGCTCTCCCTGCCGTTGCAGGGCGAACCGCTGCCGGCGGATCGTTCCCGCGCATTTTTCGCGAACCTGTTGCCCGAAGGGCAGGTGCGGGATCACTTCGCCCGCAAGTACCGAGTCTCCCCCGACGACGATTTCGCCCTGCTTGCCGCCCTGGGCGGCGATTGCGCCGGGGCGGCGGCCCTCCATCCCGAACCTCTCGACGGGTTTTCCCAATCCCCCCCTTCCCGGTATCGCCCGCTGACGGACGCCGATTTCGGCAAGCTCCTCGACGAAGCCTATATCATGGACCCGTCGTTTCTCGACGAAGGCGAGCACACCCGGCTTTCCCTGGCTGGCGTGCAGGACAAGATTCCGGTCGCGCTGCGGGGAGAAACCATCCTTCTGCCGCTGGACGGAGCTCCCAGCACGCATATCCTCAAACCGCCGAACCCTCGCTTCCCCGGCCTGGTGGAAAACGAAGCCTTCTGCATGGCCCTGGGCGGGGCCATGGGGCTGAGGGTCCCCAACGCCTTTCTGTTGCCGGTCAAGGAGCGGGAACCGGTCTATCTCGTCGAACGCTACGACCGCCACGTCGGCGACGAGGACATCGTTCGCATCCATCAGGAAGACTTCTGCCAGGCGACGGGCATTTCATATCGGCGCAAATATGAAGAAAAGGGCGGGCCGGGATTCCGGGTCTGCTTCCAGGTCATCGGCCAGTGCCGGAATCCCCTGGCCGAGCGGATCCGGCTGATCGAGTTGGCGATCTTCAATTTCCTGATCGGCAACGCCGACTGCCACGCCAAAAACCTGTCCCTGCTCTACGACCATGGCCCCAACCCCTCCTTCGCGCCCGCTTACGATCTGGTCTGTACCGGCATCTATGGCCTGAGCCGAAGGATGGCCATGGCGATCGGCGGCGTCTATGACCCTCGCGACGTCACCGGCCAGGCCTGGATTGCCTTTGCCGAAGAGGCCGGGTCGAGGTCGCCCAAGCCCGTCGTGGACACCTTGCGGCGAATGGCGACGGAAATCCCGGGAAAGGCCAGGGAGACGGCGGCCGGAATGACCGCCCGTTATGGGGGACATCCGGTCTACGAGGAGATTGCCCAGCTGATAAATCACCGGGCGGAAGTGTCCCTGAGACAGCTTCGCCACGTATGATCCCCCCTGAAAGCCAAACCCCCGGTCAGGAGGATCCTGCCGGGGGCTGGTCGTTGAGTGTGCAACGACAATACGTCGGTATGTTCGCTTCCACTACCGTCTGCCCGGCGGCGAACAGGCTTTGGGCCTGTTTGATTTTTTCCTGGTTGATGATTGGCATCTACCCCTCATTGTAGGTTGGGGAGGATGTCGGTCTACGCACCCCATAGCGTCGTAAATCTCGGAATTGATCAACGTAAATTTCGGAATTGACGACCCTGGAATCCGAGTCCGGGACTTCCAAATAACCGCTTCCAGGGCAAATTTGAAGGCCGATTTTTCCAGAGGTCCGGAAAAAATTTCGTACGTACGAAATTTTCATCCCTCCAAAGAGCCCGGACCTTCGGCATTGCTCTTGTGCCGAAAAAACGTCCACTTCCCGATCCCGACAACCTTGCAGACTTCCTATCAATCATGTACAATTAATGCTTAAAAGTAGTCTTGATTGATAAAGGAGCGTACCATGCACAGCATGACACTAGAGCAGCTACGCGCCACGGCTAGCGCCGGAGGCGTGACGGGTGTAACCCTGAAAGGGCAGGGCGGCGGCTTCTTCGTTGAAATCGCCACCCGTAGCGGCCAAGACGCCTTTTTGGCGAAGGCCCGCAGCACGGAGCCGCGCCGCTTTGGTAATCCCACTTCTGCGCTAATAGTCTTGCGCGACGTGGGCATTGCCGTTGCGCAGCTTGACGCCACCAACTGGAACCCCGACCAAAAGGACATGACTCGCAGCAGGCAGAGCCGCGCCGAGGCCATGCGCGGAGCGCATGAAGCAGCAGCCTATAACCAGTGGCTGGCTGGCGAGATTCAGGCTTCCATCGACGACCCCCGGCCGAACATCCCTCATGATGAAGTCATGGCCGAAATGGACGCCGACATTGCCGCCCTGCCGAAGAAAAAACGCGCATGACCGAACAGCCTTACCGCATTGAGTGGCGGCCTATGGCCCGCGAGGACTTGCGGGCCATCGTGCGCTACATCGGCAAGGACAACCCGACGCGGGCCAAGAGCTTCGGCCAGGATCTGCGCGACAAGACCAAACCGCTTGCACAGCATCCAGAGCTTGGCCGCAAGGGACGGCCGGGCTTGCCCGAGTGGTTGAGCGAGCTGGTCGCGCATCCGAACTACATCATTTTTTATCGTGTGCTGGCCGAGTCCCGCACCGTCGAAATTTTGAGAGTGAAGCACGCGGCGCAGCAAACGCCGTGATTACCAACCCCGGCGCGCTAACGCCGGTTTTTTCAGGAGTGGCCAGATGAAGGATTACGCGCTGCAAAGTCCGGAGGTGCAGAGAGAGGGACCGACGGGGGCCGAGGTTGGCCTGTAATTCGGCGCCATTGAACCGGTGATCTTTCGCTTTTCCTAAAATCTGAGCCCGAGACTTCCCCACCCTGCCCCCGAAAAAATCGATTCCAGGGCAAATTTGAAACCCGGTTTTTCCAGAGGTCCGGGAAAAATTTCGTACGTACGAAATTTTCACCCTTCCAAAGAGTCCGGCCCCTCGGCATTGTCCTTGTGCCGAAAAAACGTCCTTTTCCCGATCCCGACAACCTTGCAGGCTTCCGCCACCGTGTACCCGGCGGCGAACAGGCTTTGCGCCTGTTTGATTTTCTTCTGGTCGATCTTGGGCCGGCCACCGCTTCGGCCCCGCGCCCGGGCCGCCTCTCTTCCGGCAGCAGTCCTTTCCGCCCGCAGTTCCCGCTCCATTTGATTGATGGCCCCCATGATCGAGAGGAAGGCCCGGCCCGTGGCGGTTGTGGTGTTGATGTTTTCCCGCAGGCTTTCGATCTTTACCCCTTTCCCTTCCAACTCCTGTACGACCTTGAGCAGATGGGCCAAACTCCGGCTCATGCGCGAGAGTTCGGTAATAACCAAGGTATCCCCCTCGCGCAGATACTCCATCGCCTGATTCCAACCGGGTCGATCCTCCTTCAGTCCGGAAACCTTGTCGCTGAAAATCTTTGAGCAGCCGGCCGCCTTGAGAGCGTCCACCTGGCTATCCAGATTTTGCCCGGAAGTTGTCATTTTCAGAAGACGATTGCGTATTCCGTTGAAATCGGCCAGAAGAACTGACATGAAGGCGGCCGCCGTTCCGCTGTGAATCCGGCCAGCGTTCCGGTGATTTCGGCCAGTGCCGAGAGTGGGTCTCGGGGTGGGGTTTTTACTCTGTCACGGCTTCGGATTTCCGGTCAAGTGTGGATCGCTTCCGGCGCATCGATTCGCCCTTGAGTTCGAGCCTGTAGGCGTTGTGCACCAAGCGGTCGAGGATGGCGTCGGCCAGGGTTGGATCCTGCATGGCATCGTACCAGGCCTTGATCGGCAGTTGGCTGGTGACGATGGTGGCTTTGCGGTCGTAGCGTTCCTCGACGATTTCCAGCAGTTCGCGCTGCTCCTCGGTGGTGAGCGGCGAGATGAGCAGATCGTCGAGGACCAGCACCTCGCACTTGCCGATGGGGGCCATGAGTTTGTGGTAGCGGCCGTCGAGCCGGGCGACGGCGATGTCGTGCAGCAGGCGCGGCAGCCGCTGGTAGAGAACGGTGTGGCCGTCCCGGCAGGCTTTCTGGGCCAGGGCGCAGGCGAGGTAGCTCTTGCCGGCGCCGGTCGGGCCGGTGACGAGGATGTTGTGATGCTGTCTTACCCACTGGTTCTGGGCCAGCGACAGGATCAGGGCCCGGTCCAGGCCCCGGCCCTGACGCAGATCGAGGTCTTCGATGGAAGCGGAGAAGCGCAGTTTGGCCGTCCGGAGCCGGTTCTGCATGCGCCGGTTTTCCAGTTCGGTCATCTGGAAATCCACGATCAAACCGAAACGCTCCTCGAAACAGAGCGCCGCCATGTCCGGGCGTTGCATCTGGTCGGCAAAGGCCTTGGCCATGGCGGAGAGCTTCATGGCGGTGAGTTTTTCAATGGTCGGTTGGTTCAGCATGGGAGAGCCTTTCGTCGTTGTAGTAATGGGTTCCCCGGAGGTTCTCGTGGGAGACGGGCGGTAATTCCAGTTGGCTGGGTAGCGGCTTCTGGTCGAGGTTGTTCTCCAGAATCGACTTGATGCTTTTGTAACTGACGCCGCGGATGGCGAGCGCCCGGGCGCAGGCGGCCTCCAGGCGTTCCTTGGAAAAGCGCTTGCCCAGGGATATGACCCCCATGCAGGAACGGAAGCCGTGCTCGGGGTAGGCCTTGCGCGAAAGAATCTGCTCCACGACGGCGGCCGTGGCCGCTCCGCTCTGGGCCGCCCAGGCGACGATGCGCTGCGGCGTCCACTCGGCATATTCCCGATGCGCCTTGGGCATGTGTTCCGGCAGGGTGCTGTGCTTGCCCTGTAGATACGACCGGGGATGGGAAGCCACCCGATTCCCCTTGTGCAGGCATTCGATGGTAGTGGCGGTGGCGCGGATCTCCAACTGCTCTCCCACCAGGCGATGGGGGACGCTGTAGAAATGGTTGTCCACCTCGACATGGTAATCGATATGGACCCGGGCTTTGCTCCATTGGGAAAACTGGTAGGGTTCCTCGGGCAGCGGCCGCATCTCCGGCCGGTCGAGCTCTTCAAAGCGGCTGCGGCGACAGCCGGGGAGTTTGCGGAAGGGACGGTTATTGAGCAGTTCCAGGCGTTGCCGGATGGCGGCGTTGGCTTCCGCCAGACTGAAGAAGGTGCGCTGACGAAGCCCGGCCAGAATAAAGCGCTGGGCGATCAGCACGCCCCCTTCGACCTTGGCCTTATCCTTGGGACGGCGAACGCGGGCGGGGATGACGGCGGTGCCGTAATGGTCGGCGAGTTCGGCGTAGGAGGGATTGAGGTCCGGCTCGTAGCGGCAGGCCTTGGTGACCCCGGAGCGCAAGTTGTCCGGGACCACGCACTGGGGAACGGCGGCGAGATAACCGAAGGCCCGGACGTGGGAACCGATCCAGTCGGGAAGCCCCTGGGTCCAGGTCGCCTCGGCGTAGGTCAGGTTGCTGTTGCCCATGACCCCGACGAAGATCTCGGCTTCCCGGATCTCCCCCGTCGAGGCGTCCACGATGGGTAGGGTCGACCCGCTGTAGTCGACGAAAAACTTGTCACCGGCACGGTGCTCCTGACGCAT from Desulfuromonas acetexigens harbors:
- a CDS encoding type II toxin-antitoxin system HipA family toxin; the encoded protein is MSRVLHVYINGAKVGDLAEGDLSFTYDASWLSGKAPCPLSLSLPLQGEPLPADRSRAFFANLLPEGQVRDHFARKYRVSPDDDFALLAALGGDCAGAAALHPEPLDGFSQSPPSRYRPLTDADFGKLLDEAYIMDPSFLDEGEHTRLSLAGVQDKIPVALRGETILLPLDGAPSTHILKPPNPRFPGLVENEAFCMALGGAMGLRVPNAFLLPVKEREPVYLVERYDRHVGDEDIVRIHQEDFCQATGISYRRKYEEKGGPGFRVCFQVIGQCRNPLAERIRLIELAIFNFLIGNADCHAKNLSLLYDHGPNPSFAPAYDLVCTGIYGLSRRMAMAIGGVYDPRDVTGQAWIAFAEEAGSRSPKPVVDTLRRMATEIPGKARETAAGMTARYGGHPVYEEIAQLINHRAEVSLRQLRHV
- the relB gene encoding type II toxin-antitoxin system RelB family antitoxin; this translates as MHSMTLEQLRATASAGGVTGVTLKGQGGGFFVEIATRSGQDAFLAKARSTEPRRFGNPTSALIVLRDVGIAVAQLDATNWNPDQKDMTRSRQSRAEAMRGAHEAAAYNQWLAGEIQASIDDPRPNIPHDEVMAEMDADIAALPKKKRA
- a CDS encoding type II toxin-antitoxin system RelE/ParE family toxin, which encodes MTEQPYRIEWRPMAREDLRAIVRYIGKDNPTRAKSFGQDLRDKTKPLAQHPELGRKGRPGLPEWLSELVAHPNYIIFYRVLAESRTVEILRVKHAAQQTP
- a CDS encoding recombinase family protein — protein: MSVLLADFNGIRNRLLKMTTSGQNLDSQVDALKAAGCSKIFSDKVSGLKEDRPGWNQAMEYLREGDTLVITELSRMSRSLAHLLKVVQELEGKGVKIESLRENINTTTATGRAFLSIMGAINQMERELRAERTAAGREAARARGRSGGRPKIDQKKIKQAQSLFAAGYTVAEACKVVGIGKRTFFRHKDNAEGPDSLEG
- the istB gene encoding IS21-like element helper ATPase IstB; translation: MLNQPTIEKLTAMKLSAMAKAFADQMQRPDMAALCFEERFGLIVDFQMTELENRRMQNRLRTAKLRFSASIEDLDLRQGRGLDRALILSLAQNQWVRQHHNILVTGPTGAGKSYLACALAQKACRDGHTVLYQRLPRLLHDIAVARLDGRYHKLMAPIGKCEVLVLDDLLISPLTTEEQRELLEIVEERYDRKATIVTSQLPIKAWYDAMQDPTLADAILDRLVHNAYRLELKGESMRRKRSTLDRKSEAVTE
- the istA gene encoding IS21 family transposase, with amino-acid sequence MRKIREILRLVWGCNQSRRDTAKACGVGKSTVNDTIARAIAAGLSWPVELDDESLEKLLYPPPQPPSSRKLHQPDWQSLHDELTSHKHLTLMLLWQEYKEGEPSGYQYSQFCELYRQWRKKLDRSMRQEHRAGDKFFVDYSGSTLPIVDASTGEIREAEIFVGVMGNSNLTYAEATWTQGLPDWIGSHVRAFGYLAAVPQCVVPDNLRSGVTKACRYEPDLNPSYAELADHYGTAVIPARVRRPKDKAKVEGGVLIAQRFILAGLRQRTFFSLAEANAAIRQRLELLNNRPFRKLPGCRRSRFEELDRPEMRPLPEEPYQFSQWSKARVHIDYHVEVDNHFYSVPHRLVGEQLEIRATATTIECLHKGNRVASHPRSYLQGKHSTLPEHMPKAHREYAEWTPQRIVAWAAQSGAATAAVVEQILSRKAYPEHGFRSCMGVISLGKRFSKERLEAACARALAIRGVSYKSIKSILENNLDQKPLPSQLELPPVSHENLRGTHYYNDERLSHAEPTDH